A window of Rosa rugosa chromosome 7, drRosRugo1.1, whole genome shotgun sequence genomic DNA:
CCTCTTAATCTATCAAACTCTGAACCCCTCATTTTCTCATCAACCACCTCACCtcacaactcaaaaaaaaaCACACTAATTTCCATCTAACAATAAACCACAAACAAATCCGGTaaagaaaatttcaaaactGTGAACTCAAATCATCGATTAATTAACCTCCAACTGCagctcaaaattttcagttgtCTAAAAAAGTTTGTTAGCAACGAAATAGAGCAAAGACAGGAAGCAACGAACCTGACCACCGTGGCTCCATGTCTTTAAGCGAGCGCTGAAGGTGCCGGCTGGAGAGAAATCAGAGTCCCCGAAGGCGTGATGGAGCTCGAACTGGATCTTGGAGTCGGTATCTTGATCGGAAAACCTCCTCCGGCTAGTTGTTGTGGTCGGTTGCGGCTGCGCCGGTGGTGAAGAAGATCGCGTGTAAGTGAGATCGGGAGACTTGGTGGGCACCCCTCCTTCCAGACCGAACTCTTCGTCGTCCAGCAACAGCTCATCCGATTGAAAAGCTACTGAAACGCACAACAAGGCGGAGACTGCGAAGAGCAACAACAAGTGGCCGGCGGGGAGAGAGAGCGCCATTGCTTCCCTCTGCTATTTGCTTTCTCTCGGTCTCTCTGTGAGGGACTAATACTCTCTATGAGAATGAAACAGTAATTGGGCTTGGGCCGATAGAGTCAAGTTGTGCCGAATTTGAAAATATATAAAAGTGGAAGGGCATGCGAGCAAAGCAAATATTATTAAGTACAATCCAGTTAACACAAAACTTGAGAAATCCAAATCGTATGTGGGAAAAATCCGAAACAAACCCTAATCTGTGGTTAAACGAAATCCAAAGCTGTGGAGAGAGAGCCATGGACGCGCTGAGGAAGCAGCTGGACCAGCTCATGGGAGCCAATCGGAACGGCGACGTCCGGGAGGTCAATCGCAAATATTACGATCGCGATGTGTGTCGCCTCTACTTGGTCGGACTCTGCCCCCACGAGCTCTTCCAATTAACGGTAACCAAATCGTTTATCTCTACTATTActtttttgattgattgattgattccGATGAGAATTCAATCTTGATTTTCGTTTCAGAAAATGGATATGGGACCCTGCCCGAAGGTTCACTCTCTGCAGCTCAGAGAAGAGTATCCTTTTAACACGATTCAttgcttcaattttgatttttcggTAATATTTCAATGCTAGTGGAGCCTTAACTCTTCCGTAGATACAAAGAAGCGAGAAAACAAGGGACTGATAACTATGACAGAGACCTGGAGGATGTCATAGATAGGCTCATTGTtgaatgtgatcgaaaaatttCTAGAGCCCTTAAGCGCCTCGAGGATGATGATGCAAAAGCTGCTATTGCAATTTCTGTCTCTGAGGTTACTCAGGTGGATACATCATTCGTTCTCTCTTAGTTATACATTGTGTTTGTTTCGTAGGCAAAAGTGACTGAATGCTTATGTGTTGGTTTCCATTGCAATTGCAGACACCGGAGATACTTGAGTTGTCAAAGCAGATCAAAGAGAAGCTTGAAGAAGCTGATAGATTCGGTAAACCTTTTTTAAATTACTGTATAGCTTCTGTTTTCTGTTATATGTACAAATTTTTTGTTATCATTATTATTATGTGCTACAGTTTTCATTTTGTTAACGTCAAATTTGCAGATCTTGAAGGCAAGACAGATCTTAAGATTCGGGCTCTGGAGATATTAGAAGAACTCAGAGGCAAGAGAGCAGACAAACAGGTACGTATAACTTCCCTGGAATTAAGATATATATGCACATAAACTGAACTATCTTTGTGCTGTTCCTTAATGTGGTTCACTTATTGACAAATTTTCATTGCTCTtaacttatattattttgtaaaCAGTCAATGCTTCTTTTGGATGCTTTCAATAAGGATAGGGCAGCTTTACCTCAACCCCTGCCAAACCCACCACCTTTGGCACCGTTGCCTGTAGTTGTTCCTGACGCTCGAACGCAGGAAATGATAAATGAAAAGTTGAAGAAGGCAGAGGACCTTGGTAAGTGAATAgtttctcaattttgaattaggTCCTGTCAAACGCTAATTTTGAATACAAGAAGAATATGAATTTGCCttcatatacattcatgaacttCTATATACCCTTTGATCGTCTGCAATAGGTGGTAGTGATCTCTCTGCATTTAGTTAGATGAAGTTATGGTAGTGGTTTCTTTGCTGACTTTTATGGCACGTACGATGACTTTCAATggaaactgattttttttttttcatgtttatCTGATTGTAAAGATCATGGCCTGAAACAGAATTGATTTTTCAGTGTTGGCATATTCATTCATCAATTTCTTTTGAATATCTTTTTGGAACAAAGTCTTTACGTCATGCTTTAGATTATATTAGTAGGAAAGTGTTGTGTGCTTATCAGATGTTACTTTTCTGCTGTTCTAGAAATCTTTTTGTTAGTTTTCCTTAGTATGTGGTCCATAAAGTTCATTATCATCTTTAGGTGAGCAAGGAATGGTTGATGAGGCGCAAAAAGCATTGGAAGAGGCTGAAGCACTGAAAAAGGTATTAACtgaataaataataataatattgtctTGTAATAGTTAACTGGTTCACCTGTTCTGCTACTCTTGTTAATATCATTTTTATTTAAAGTCTTGGATCTGttgtgttctttttttctttcttgccaATGACCCGTGAGTGACTGTATATTTGTTTTCAGTTGCCTGCCCGGCAGGAGCCTGTCCTGGATTCCTCTAAGTACACTGCTGCAGATGTGCGCATTGTGAGTCCATTCTTCTTCTACTTTTAATCTATCTATTAATTTATTTGTTACATAAGGTAACAATGACAAATTATCTGCTATATAATTCTTCCATGTCACATGGAAAGTGCTCATATATATTGTTCCAGCACTTTGGGCATATGTCACACATTTGTGGTTAGAAATGGGAAGAAGATATTAATATTGCGATCATAGGTTGTAATTGTAACTCCGTACTTTCATCTTTGTTGTCCAATTATTCACATTAGACGCTTGCATGGCTGTATGTTTTGTCATTGTTGATATCCTCTTCTATGGAAGGAAGAAAATCTCTGGTATATGTGATGCTTTCTTGCCCAGCATTTTTGTTAACTTGTTAATTATGCTGTTATTTCAGACGGATCAAAAGCTGCGTGTTTGTGACATCTGTGGAGCATTTCTGAGTGTTTATGACAGGTAAAAAATCATGAATACCATTGCAACTCTAGTTTCTAGTATTTTAGGTACAAATAAAATTAGAATTTGGGGTTTCAAGTGCTTCAGCTTTTGACCCAACGATTATACCTTGTCACCAGCAGGCTCTTGTGCCCAGTTTTACGAGGATAACTTTTGCAGCTAAAGAATGTGcgtcttttttttgtttcatgttTGTAGATCATGCTATTGTTGACTAGTAATTTTATGGGAATCTGTACTGTACATGAAGAAAACTGTTGGGGCCATTGCATGTCTAAAGTGACTATCCTGagctttttgttgttgttttcagTGATCGTCGTTTAGCTGATCATTTTGGTGGGAAACTTCATTTAGGCTATATGCAAATCCGTGAGAAGTTAGCAGAGCTGCAGGTATGATGATCGTTCTATAATTATATAAACATTTCTTAGGTTGGTTTCATGGAGGAAGTTACTGAATCGCTAGTGCTGCTCTCAACAAAGATGTTTTCAGCATTTTGGGCATAGCCTCATATATGTAATCCAAGTATTTCAATTTACCTGCCAAGTTTTTAAGTTATTTACCTGCAAAGTAAGTTTGCATTGTGAAATTTGGCTCAGGTGCTCTTGTATTGTTACAAACTTATAGAGATCTCATATTACGGTATCTGTGAGTATATTTTTTTGTAAAGTCTTTTTCACTATTATTGAGCTGCTTTTCTAAAGGTTCCAAGGGGGGAAAAATTATGGCCGTATGCCATATGCAaggaattatgttttttttttgggtaaaggTGTATACCTTTTGTATCTAGGCCATGGAATGGAGAATGGGCCTTGGGTCATACTTTTTAAAATGCTATTCTTCTTAGTTTAGGTATTTTACAAGGgtaaaactcttttttttttctcttttttttttttgttgaaaaggATGTTAAAACTGTTTTTAGTTTTGAGGAAATTTAAAGAGTTGGTTTTGGGTAACAGTTAGTCTACTTATGAGAATGGAGTACACAACCTACTTAATTCATTTTACGATTACCTGAAGGATGTCTTGAGGTTAGGCTTGCAATTCTTCGACTCTAGTGGAATCTACATGTTGAAAATTATCTGTTACTCTTTTGATGTACTATTTCAAAGATTTTACCATTGATGGGATTATTATATGCTATATGAAACAAAATGAGCTAATAAGGATTATCCATAACATCCTTCTGTATAGAGATTTCCTTGTTCTGTTTAACAAGTGTAAGTCGCTTCAAGCTGTCGGATTTTGTAATACGCTTGCATgcacattttttgttttttgttttgttttgttttgaattatgAAGGGAGCAATCCTTGTCAATTGGCCTTTCAATTTTATATAAAGGTCCATGTGTATGGGCATGCCAGTTGTTTTAGTTGCTTTGCTGTTTGTCTCATTGTTAGCAAAGATCTTATGTGTTGTTTACTACTTATGGTCTACCTCTAAACCCTCATGTTGTATCTCTCCATAAGCAATTTAGTTTTTCATGTCCATCTTAGTAACAAAAGGGGTGCCAATTTCAGGCTGAGAGAAACAAGATTCGCAAGGTTGATCGGTATGATGAAAGAAGGTAAAACTCAATACGTTCGTGTAACAAATATCTATATATCATACTCCTTACATGATTTTCATTATAAATATGATTCATGTCTTTTCTTTTGATTATTTGCCATATAGATCAAAAGAGAGGAGCAAGGAACGTGACAGAGAATCAAGTAGGGACAAGGAACAGGGAGATAGCCGCGACCGGGGGAGGGATCTCGATCGTAGGAGTAGAGATCGTGATAGGTACTATGATCGCGATCGTGGAGAGCGTGACAGAGATTCAAACCGTTCCCGCAATTATGATTCAAGAAGTCACCGTAGGTCACGCTCTCGGTCACGTGAACGTTCCAAGGATTATGATCGCCACAGGTGATTGCTCATCCATTGTAGCTATTTCTGGCAGTATTATGTTCTTTTGACATACATGCTTCCTCCTTTTGTGTTTGGATAAATGAATGTTTTCATATCAGTGACTATAGAGTTGAATCTTGTGTGTCTGATTTTCACTCTTGGATAACGTCGGGAATGAAAATCAGTGACATGACATGTACTGGGATACTTCTGTGCTTGATATAATCAAGTATTCAATATCATCCAAAGACTGGAACAACCTTAATAAAACAGTTTTCTGTATCATAATGGACAAAGTGCCAACATCCagcaaaaattaatttaaagCTGTCTTTAGTTCTTTACAATTCTCTGTTACACCCTTTTTGTAGTGTGTGTCTGCAATTTTGTGAAAAAGTACGATGAACTTTTTATTATCTTGAAAACAGACCTAATAGCTTGAAGCATGCTTTTAGAGGGCTTTGTGGCTTCTTTAAAGTGCTTCTTGCCAACCTGTAGAAATGGCTTCCCTTTTGGTCTTCCCTATTGTCTTAACTATCTAAATTTTTGGTGTGGATTTGGAGGACAAGATAGTTGCTACCTTATATTGATCACAAGCCATGTTCGAGTCCTTGATTTCTGCCCGAGTGAATTTGAAGCTGGGCTTTTTACTAGTACATGCTTTCTGGTCGAGTCATATTCATATGCAAGTTTGGAAACTTTCTTAGGATCATCATCTGATATATTAATTGGTTCTTCCAGGCGTTATGACCGATACTAGTTCTTGCTTTGGAGTATGCGGAAAAAGGATATTTCGTGTTCTTGTCTAGGTCAGTTTTAAAACTTATGTACCCAGACGGTATAATGTTTCTTCCTAAGTTCTTTTGTTGGAGTTGAGCTGTTTCTCCTGTGATGGATGTAAGGACTGCTGCTTAGTTTTTCTCAACTTCATATTTAAGAGGTATGCATGAGAGGTATGTTTTACTGTCTTAATATATCGCTAATTCACATTTTCATGATATTTGACTGATCTTTCGCCAAAAAATAGTTGTAATTTTAAGTAGTCACTCCCTCCTTGAAATTTGACTCCCATGTTAAGAGATATGTTGGCCGGGTACTTGCATCCAGTTGCCATCATTTAGTCTAATCCATATCATGTAGTGTTGGAAAAGAGTGGTGGGATGAACCTAACTTTTCAAGAAATCATCCAGAACTCTTTACGAAGATGGAAGGTCTCTTTGGCAAAGATTGTCTTGTGCGGTGTGTGATCCGGATCTGTTCTATCAATGATCTTGTGCATATAAAAGCTTCAggacatatatatatgttcttggGAGTTGTAGTTGTGAGGTTTTGATATTATGCTGTGAAACAATTAATGTCAGAACTGTTATGTGCTTGCTGGAGAAAGTTCAATTggcctatttatatattttaaaaacAATCTCAAGTTTCTGAATCAAGTGATTTAACATGTATCTTATTCATTAGGTTTTTAGCTCTTTTAATGTAACTTGTAACAAATCAACACCGAATGCTTTGACCATAGCTTGCATCAGTTTCCCTAGCTCCTGACATGCCTTGCATAGCTTGCTGACCCATGTAGTGTTGTGCCTTACCTGACCCATCTTGTGCCTTGGCCCATACACTTTCCCTGGACTTTGCACTACAACAACATGCTGTTTTTGTAATGCTTTACCTAATGCATATGGCTAGATGAAGTTTATGAAAACTATATATACACATAGTTTTGGGAAACTTGGTGCATGGAAATTTGATGAAACTGGAGATAAGGTCCGACATAATTTGTGTGTAAAAGTTCAGGGTTGATCATGATTGCCATAGAAAAGGCTGTGTTCCATTGCACACTTTTGAAAACCTAATAGCATTTTGCAAACTATTTGATCCGGTATTTCATGAAGAATCCCATGGTGACTAATTTTTCATCACAACTCTAATGGTTTTAGCAACACATATCACCCATATTTTCAATTCATCGAGGTGTTTAACACCTTTAGTTGTTTAACACTTCCATTACTATTCATCAGAAAAGACCTCCCTTCACCTTTCTTCTCAACAGGAAACTTGCAACAAGAGACCATTACCATCTAATTGAACTTAGGATATGGCATTAACTTTTTGTGAGGGTTTTCTTTGCTGAAGTAAATTTAAGTGGTTTCTTACTCTTTCCTATTCTTTAAGTTGTGTACTTAGATGATGCTTGTGATGTATTTGGTTTTGTGTGGAGTGTAGTACTGTTGATGGAAGCTTGGGAGTTGAGACCATGAACCCTAGCATAATTTAAAGGTAATCGACATGCATTTTGATGGAATGCATTCGGTGCATGTTACATGCTTGTGTGCCCAAGAACCTTCGATGCATGTCAGTTTGTTCTAGTGGTGGACATAAACGCTAGAAAAATCGGCCTAGACTGGCCGGTTTATTTTGGACTTTTAAATTTGATAAATTGAGCGTTGTGGATCTAATTTCTGTCAAATTCGGTTCGGTTCTGGTCTGgtctgatttaaaaaaaaaaaaaaaaaatgatgggtCCAGTTGCCttaattaataatttttttcttctttttatattAGGACGTCTTCTTCTGTTTTACCTTCgtaatttcttttcattttcttcttcctccttcctTCATAATTAATTGGATCGAAAGCAATGAAATTTCCCCAAAACTAGTCACTACTCACTAGTGTGCTATGCAAGGGTTTTTGGCTACATTTGGGCGAAATTTGAAGCAGCAATTAACACGTAAATTTGTTGAAAAATGAGGATTCTGAGGAAAAACCTAAGGAAACATGAGGTCTTATAACACGTCTCAGCCTTTGTACATCACTCGATACCTCAAAATGTAATGGTTTGAATTACCTTACCAAACACTCGACTCGTAAGTCATTTTGATGGAGTTTCTCAGGAAAAACCTAAGGGATGTGAATTTTTCATGTTATAAATGTTCTTATGATGTTAAGGGGTGTTTAAAAGCACACATGAATGGGAAAATTAATTGGATCGAAGCAAAGACTAAAATATCTAAGATATTCTCAATATTTCTTCGAAATTTCCGTTTTTTACAAGCATCGTTATTGATTTTAACATCTTTCCGTATATTTTTTAGCTAATCATATCAAAATTTTCATCGATATTCGATATttcttgatatatatatataaactatcGATATTTTCATGATCTTCGATATTTTAATCATTGGATCGAAATCTATGAAATTTACCCAAAACTCGTGTGCGGGTTTTTGGCTATATTTGGGAGAAATTTGAAGTGGCGATCAACATGTAAATTTCTTGAAAAATGATGTTTCTGATGTTGAGATAGGACAGATTGAAACATGTCTTAGTCTTCGTACATCACTAGATGCATCAAACTGTAATGACCTGAATTACCTTACCAAACACTCTACTCGTAAGTCATTTTAAACTCCATCCTCAGGAAAAACCTTTATGAAAATTATGATGTTATAAAGGTTCTTTTGATGTTATAagacaaatgaaaaaaaaaaattattataataATAGATTGAAACCAGTGAAATTTCCCTAAAACTCGTGTGCTATTTATTATAAGCAAGGGCTTTTTGCTCAAtttgatcgaattttgaagtaGCGGTCAATACGTAAATTTGTTAAAAAATGAGGTTCCTGAGGTTAgttgaaacactcactataACTGGTGCTTTTGGGTCAAATTAGGAGTAACTTTGAACGGGCTAAGCAGTAATGAGAATTTTCCTGGTTTTCCCGTTCTGAAATTTTAGGACACAAACCATTCAAATCAACAATGAACAATATCAGCAAGCATTAAACAGCTATTGCATTTGTTTCCTGAATTGATTAAGAAACTGAAACACATAAAATTAAACCCTTTTGAGCAATTATCAGAGCTGGCGGCCGGCGGCATCAGCAACAAAGGGCAAATAAGGAGTCCTACCCAAAATTGAACTAACCAACCCATAAACAAAGCAGAGAACACTGAAAACGAAAATACCATTGTGACCCCAGACCATGAGCTTGTAGCCCAGACCGGCCTGACCCGGACTGAAGATCCTCTGAATGAGGAGCGGGAGGACCAAGAGGACGTCCAAGGTGACGGCCTGCATAGCATTGAACCTGACATAGTGGCTGAAGCTAGGGTTTCTGACCACACCCAAATAGAGGGCGAAGAAGGCGACGAAGCTCGAGTAGGGGATGGACCGGTAGAGGCCCAACAAGGGAAGCAGCGGCTCGAAGAGGAGGCCCAGTTTGGGGAACTGGAAGAACAGGTAGCGACCGTACTGGAGGGAATTGAAGAAGGGGAGAGTGTAAGAGACGGCTGAGATTAACCGATCTGTGGCGGGTGTCGTCGCGCCGGAGCAAGTGATGGTCCTCGATTTGGATTTGGGGAAAGAGAGCGACCTGTTGGCGATGGTGGACGGGAAGGAGGAGTGGAATTTGGGCAtcatttttagggttttgggagtAGTCGGCGACAGGCCGTGGAGGAGATGGATGGAGGCCATGGCTTTAGGCTTTAGCTCTgccaattttgattttgagagagagaaagagactgGGTTCCTTCGCTTCGCTTCGCTTCGTTTCGTTTATTAATGGAAATGATAATGGGCTTCTTGGTGCGATATGTACAGAACTCTCAAGCTTTCTCATTTTTATAGGGCCCAAAGGAAGCCCTTACAGAAATCATCGACGACACTGAGCTTTAACCCCAAAGATAAAGAAAAGGCCCAAGTTGAATCTTTTCTTGAGGCCCACGAAGAAAATTGAGGTTGAGACTTGATACTGAAAGTATCAAGCCCCAGCCACATCCTATTTTGCACCATACCAAGTGAAGATTCACTCCCTTCCGTCGCTCCCTCTGCTTCTCATCAtgtccaaaattttaatttaTACTTCAACATAACACCACAAGGAAATCAGTTTCTTTAACATTTACAGAAGACGGAATCAAACTCGATACACAACTGATCAATCAATACATGATTGTATCCATACTAACAAGTAAACTTATATATTATGACAACAATTTGACATAAATTTCAAGCAAATCTGTGAACCAGAACCAACCTGACCCGACGCCCTCGTCTGACTCTTGACTATACTAATATTACTATATGTAGACCAACCAACCCAATCTTCATTGCGTCTCTTttcactctctcttctccttaCCAAAATTGTTCTAATTTTGCCCGCAAAGACACAAGCATCAGGCCAACATGTCCATACAGAATAGCAAGCAAGCAAGCACACATATTCAAAGGCCAAACCAGAAACTTTGTCATCCACTTCAGGCAAAAGGAGAAAAACATCAACTAAACTAAAAACCCCTCAGCTTGACTTGATTGAGATTACTTCAACTGTGTCTCTCCCCTTCTGCACAATCTATGAAGCAGCTTTGTACCCAACATCTTCTGATAGAGTCTGCAGTTTGATAATATCAATCAATTTTAGCACCAGCTCAATTACACATAATCACACAAattcattattttctttttaggaCTGAAAGTAAGGAAGGAAGGACAACGTACTAGAAAATAATCATTGAGAACACATTCTCAACACCAAAATTATTGAGAAACAAGGATAATGGTATTTAGACATAAGCACACTTAAAATTACCACGTGCTAAACAGAGCAAGTGAATAAGATATACTCATAGAGCCAACACAAATTTATCTACATAAAGAAGTTCAACTGGAGGATGAGGAAACCAGAATACATAAATACTAATCAGGATAACGAACTTAAGTGACTCTAGAATCCACTTGAAGTTCTAATATAAACTGCTTGGGGTCAGCTATTATCATTCCTTGGAATCACAGAATAGTTAAAAACTGTAAACGGGACGCAAGACGACAGCACCAGACTGAAAACAAGTTGGAAGTCGAAAAAGAAAAGTATTTTCATGAAACGAATACTATCAGTTCACAAGATAAATATGCATTAGAAAAGAATTTCAACCTCAGACATTGTTCTACTCCATCAGGATTTTATTCCATTAACCCCAtacacaaaaataataattacagTAAGGACAAGCTTGGTCAACCAACCATCAGAATCTTCTTGGACATACATTAGCGGTTTTCACATGAATGAACATGAACTTAAGGAAGGACTTGTCATTAAACCCCCCACAATCTAATTCGGGAAGAAATGCCTCTCATCTTTAAAATCCCCCAATCAAGCTAGTGGGAAGAGTCAACATAAAGTTCATATGATGTACTAGGACAGGGTTTGTGCGTTGAAGAAATTCTTCCTTCCATCATGTTCTACTAAAATCATATACACGACCATGATTACCATCCGTAATGCTCCTAAACCTGTCAAAAGCCTTGACTATTGTGAACATAAAACATCAGCATCAAATCTTTTGCGAACGGATATGAGAGCATCAAACTCTGTCCAACTCCACAATTCAACTCCACATGTACTTACAATTCAACAAACATTGATTATAGCTATTTTCCTTGAATCAATTAGATATTAACCTATCAGCAATGCGATCCCATCCCACCGAATTTGTCATGTGAAGTTTAACTAAATGAATGAGTTCATATGATGAACACCAGAACTATGGTTTCCTATGAGAAAATCACATACACCCAACACAACTCTGCAAATAAGAGAAAGCATAGACTCGTTCATTTTAAACAGAAATAATCACAATCCAACAACACCAAACAGAACTCTCCCAGTGAATGAAATCACATTCATCAAATCGAAGCAGCCGAATCGAATTGAGAATTGGAAATGGAATCAGAATCTACCTTGAGCTCAGATGGGgaattggaagaagaagaagaagaagaagaagagggatcATAAGGATCAAGAGCAGTGCAATCGGGCGGAGACTCGAAGAGGGACAAAGAGAACTGCTTATCGACAACGCCGACATCGAAGTAAATGAGGCCGGAGCTGGGCACATCCACTCGGATACCTTTCACCGGAAACCAAAGGAAGAGCTCCTGAGCAGAGACGCCGGACAAGTCGGCGATTCGGCCGAAAGTGAGAGTCCCGGAGACGTTCAAATCGTACCGGACCTGATTCTCGAACTTGGCGCGGCAAGGCTGGGGCAGAAATACCCGGAATTCGCCGCTGGAATCGTCGAGGGAATATTCCGTGATGCCTTTGGGGAGGAGGCCGATGGGCAAGCCATATTGCCGGAGGTGATCGTAGatgcttcctcctcctcctcctcctccgatgCTTGTTTTGCGGCTGGATTTGGGGGCCGGCGATGCTCCGGCCACGGCGCCGATCACAGCAAGGAGGAGCAGAAGAACAAAGCCCACAAGGGATTTTGGACCCTGCAATCCCAGTCCCATCTTTTGTTTTGACTTTTTGAGAGAGGCGAATTTGGGTGGGTGGTGattggttttcgattgttttaaggttttggggagagaaatgaaaaaagggcggttttttttcttttaatttaatTCTCTCTGGGTTAGTTAGTTAATGTGCAGGCTGGAGCTAGCTCAATCATTACCATATTTGGTTTTTCATTTtacttgatattttttttttttttccacaacTGAAATTTGGCATGATTTCTACCTACAATATTTCCCAACGGAAAATTTGTTGCTAGAGATTGTGAGTTTTGCAACGGAAAGCTTGACATTATTACAAGTTCAAACACCAATTTAAACAAAAACCAACAgtcttccaagttccaacaaACCGAAAAACATAAAATCTATCCTGTCACATTGTTGACGTTAATGAACTTCTTATTCCAGGCTACAACATGATGTTCACACTCTCTACTGAAAGCATATGCTTATCGGAAAACACAGGAAAAGAAAGGGGGGTTTGGtccctctctttctttttctcaatgaAGCATTTCTACTTCTACCATGTTTGCCTTTGTTTTGTTGTCAATTGGACAAAAGCCCCGACACGCTtctcacctctgcaaaattgtAGTCCTCATCCCGCTCCATTTATGAAAATATCAAACCTGCTGACATCATGAAAACTAAATCATTTTACACATACATAAACCCAACACCCAGCGTCAGTATCATAATCCATAGCATTAAAGGTGAAAAGACCACTTTGAAATCAGAGATTGTTCTGGAACGTGTATGAAACATAATTAGACAACTATCTGTTTATAAATTCAGACAGCTAACAAACACAAGTCGGAAAACTTAATAGACACGGCTGAAAACT
This region includes:
- the LOC133720776 gene encoding uncharacterized protein LOC133720776, whose amino-acid sequence is MGLGLQGPKSLVGFVLLLLLAVIGAVAGASPAPKSSRKTSIGGGGGGGSIYDHLRQYGLPIGLLPKGITEYSLDDSSGEFRVFLPQPCRAKFENQVRYDLNVSGTLTFGRIADLSGVSAQELFLWFPVKGIRVDVPSSGLIYFDVGVVDKQFSLSLFESPPDCTALDPYDPSSSSSSSSSNSPSELKVDSDSISNSQFDSAASI
- the LOC133721320 gene encoding uncharacterized protein LOC133721320; its protein translation is MWEKSETNPNLWLNEIQSCGERAMDALRKQLDQLMGANRNGDVREVNRKYYDRDVCRLYLVGLCPHELFQLTKMDMGPCPKVHSLQLREEYKEARKQGTDNYDRDLEDVIDRLIVECDRKISRALKRLEDDDAKAAIAISVSEVTQTPEILELSKQIKEKLEEADRFDLEGKTDLKIRALEILEELRGKRADKQSMLLLDAFNKDRAALPQPLPNPPPLAPLPVVVPDARTQEMINEKLKKAEDLGEQGMVDEAQKALEEAEALKKLPARQEPVLDSSKYTAADVRITDQKLRVCDICGAFLSVYDSDRRLADHFGGKLHLGYMQIREKLAELQAERNKIRKVDRYDERRSKERSKERDRESSRDKEQGDSRDRGRDLDRRSRDRDRYYDRDRGERDRDSNRSRNYDSRSHRRSRSRSRERSKDYDRHRRYDRY
- the LOC133720732 gene encoding protein TIC 20-II, chloroplastic translates to MASIHLLHGLSPTTPKTLKMMPKFHSSFPSTIANRSLSFPKSKSRTITCSGATTPATDRLISAVSYTLPFFNSLQYGRYLFFQFPKLGLLFEPLLPLLGLYRSIPYSSFVAFFALYLGVVRNPSFSHYVRFNAMQAVTLDVLLVLPLLIQRIFSPGQAGLGYKLMVWGHNGIFVFSVLCFVYGLVSSILGRTPYLPFVADAAGRQL